Within the Catalinimonas niigatensis genome, the region CTCATATACGGGAGTGCCCTATCGTTGGGGAGGTACTACCCGTTCAGGAATGGATTGTTCTGGTTTGCTTATGACTTGTTTTAATGGAGCTAATCTTGACCTGCCACGTACCACTGCTGAGCAGGTAAAGTTTGGCAGAGGGGTAAGACTCTACGAACTTCAGCCAGGTGACTTGGTGTTTTTTGCTGCAAAAAAAGGGAACCCTAATAAAGTAACACATGTAGGCATGGTCACTGAAGTGAATGATAAACACGATGTGCGCTTCATACATGCTTCTACCAAGCTTGGCGTAGTAGAAAATAACATTTATACTGATTATTACCGTAAAATATTTATCAAAGCAAGACGTCCATTTTGACTTTTCATATTTTTACCTAATTTTGCAAACCATTTAGAGTATACCACACGGGGAATTAGCTCAGCTGGCTAGAGCGCTTGCATGGCATGCAAGAGGTCACCGGTTCGACTCCGGTATTCTCCACAAAGCCTTTCATTCTTGAAAGGCTTTTTTATTCTAAGGTAGTACCTTCTCTCCTTTTGTAAGCCAAAAGCCCCATAATGAAGAATAAGGATGTATTTTTTTGGTAATTTTATCTTCTTGGTATACAGGCATCTCTTCGTTTACCCATGCAAAAATCCCACCCCACAAGTTATACACTCGTTGAAAGCCTGCTTCTTGTAGTTTTTTTCCTACAATATCGCTTCTGTAACCCACTGAACAATATAGTACTACTGTAGTATCTCGGGCAAAAGTATCAATTTTATCCAATGTAAATTCATCATAACCTACCCATTGTGCCCCCTTTATATGACTTACCTGATATTCTTCCAAGCTTCTTGTATCCAGAATTAGTATAGTATCTTGTTTAAACTCACGAAATTCCCTCACATCTAAATGAGGAATGTGATGAGGTATAAGCGTTTTAAGGTACAAAAAGTAGAAAGCCTCTTTAAATATTAAGAAGCTTGTAATCAGGAAAAGTACAATCAAAGCTATCTTCAAAAACCTCTTTTTTTGCAAGATCTCTACCATAAGTAATATATAAGAGTAACACAAACTAAAAGTAGCAAATACCTAGCATTCATTCTATATTCCCCACCTAAACTCACTACATATTAGCCAAAAAATGGAATTGTAGAGCCAAAATATTACACGCACAATGTTTTGAGAGCAATGGCATATTTTTATTCAAATTATTAGAAAAGTTTTATCATTTTATTAAAAATTTCTAAAAGTAATTATTCAATTGCTTTCACTTCTTATCTTTATCTTTAACATACCTTTAATTATTACCCCCCCCCTGCTGGCATATTTTTGCAGTAAAATCCCTTGGTTACTAGAAATAGCAAAATTTAGTTATAATTGTTTTATCAAACCACTTAGCAGGGACTACAACTTAATATTATACAAATGGCTAAGCTCAAAAACATTATTAGGCAGCTTTCGGACTCGGATTATATTTCTATCCATGAGTCTTTGATGGAAAACAGTGCGGAGAAGTCAGCTCACCTCCTCAAGGCAATGCGTGAAAGGTCACTTTCCGATAACAAAATCATGGATGAACTAGGTGTTAATACGAACGCGTATTATACATTACGTTCTCGTCTTAATCAAAAGATTGAAGAATATCTCCTCCAGCAAATGGAGAATCCTCGTACTGATCTTATCAAAAAAGTAGCTAATATTAATGAAGTAATCTTTACAAAAAAGAAAGCCATTGCTATTGCAACGCTTAAGAAAATAGAGAAAGAACTTTTGGATTATGACTTGCCAAGTGAACTTACTATAGTATATAAGACGCTTCGTAAACTACATATCAATACGCCTGATCACTTTTCTTATTCTCAGCTTTACAACAAGCATGTTGCTTATATGTTGGCTGTTGATAAAGCAGAAGAAATGCTCTCCCAGTATTTTAAAAAGTATGGCGAGTTTTCACTTTCCCGTGAGGATACCAATAAGCTTGAGTTAAATCTACTGGCAGAGGAAATGAATAACTTGTGCAATCTTTATGAATCTCACAGATTGTATGTGTACCAAAGTTGTCTAAATGTCTTCCACCGTTTGTTTGTAGCGGAAGAAGTACATGAAAGCAGTAAGATGGAACCAATAGAAGATATTCTGGATAAAGTTCATAACATCCTGAATTCTTATTATCTGGATTCTATTTATCATCATTTGCAATTAACCTATGAACTGCTTCGCCTGGAATACTACAATCATTATAAGGTGTACCGAAAAGCGGAAGATTTCTACGAAGAAGTAAATGATGCTACCTCTACATTGCTGACTAACTATAGCTTACATACTTACCCTGCTCAGTACCTGATCAGTAAGTTAGAAAGAGCAATTCGTGTAGGTGAGGAAGAGGCACTTTATGAAGAAAATGAACTACTGTTCCATGACTTTGAGTGTGACTTTGACGATATTCCAAAATATGTAACATATGTTGTCTATCGTGCGCTCTCTTGTTTCTATGTACAAAAATATAATGAGGCTGCTCGTTGGATCAACAATCTTCTTAATGAAACAAGCCTCAAAAAATATCCTCACGCTCAGCTGGAAGTGAAGGCTGTGCTTGCCTTGCAATATTGCATGATGAATGATTACGATTTGTTTAATCAGCTTACCAATAGTATACAACGTCAGGTTAGGATATTAGGAAAAGATAACAGCGAATCTATTGTTATCTTTACCAAGATTCTGAAGATTTCAGTGTCTGATGTCAAGCGTGATAAGTACAACAAGATCAAAACCTTGGTAGAGAAATTCAATCGCTTCGAGATGGTTAATTTTTCTCCTACTATGCTTGTGAAGATGGATGAAGCCTTTGTCAACCGTCTTTGTTAATAGTATTACAGTTTTACTAAAAATATACCCTGAAGAATAAACTTCAGGGTTTTTTTTGCTTACTCCTCTTCCTATAACACTCTGTCCAAATAACCTTACTATTCTTTTTATCTTCCGAAATAGAATTTCAGTACTTCATGATTTTCCTGAAATGACTTCCTTTCTGCCAGATTTCGCTAGAAAACTTATGCATAACCAGTCTCCTGGTAAGATAGCTTAGGTTCTTCCCTATTAGGATAGACAGAAAAGGAGAAGGTAGACTTTTTGGAAACTCACACAATACTCCTAGTGAAATTTTATTAGAGTCAATTTCATTAGTCAACCTTGAAAAAGTAATATTACTAGCCAAACAAAAAAAAACCACATCATTGCTGATGTGGTAGGAAATATTATTCGGCCTAAGATCAATAGACTAGCTAATTATACAGCCAGTTTTTCAAGATTTTTTTGGGTCAAAGGCTTATTGATATATTGCTTTACACAAGCGTACTTATGTGACTTATTGACATCCTGAGGGTTGATGGACGAAGTAAGCATAACAATACTGCAATGAACTTTAGTATCATCTGAAAGCTTGTCAAACTCATCTAAAAACTGGAAACCATCCATCAAAGGCATATCGATATCCAAAAATATCACGTCAGGGAGTACAGTTTTTCCGTTTTCACCTAGCTTTTCAATGTTTTTCAAAAATTCAATGGCACTCTTAGCGCCAGAATGCGTGTAAATGTGATTGCTGATGTTAGCAGCTTCTATCATCTTTTGATTAATGAGATTATCAATTTCATTATCATCAATCAACATTACCGCGCGATGTTTCTTATCTTCTGCCATATTCTTCGCTAACTTTTGTGGCTGTAAATTTATAAAGGAATAATTATTATTGAATCAAAGCAAAAACAGTTTTAAAGACAAAGCTTTAACTGTATTTATGATGCAAGTTATAAGAATTTAACAAAAAAAATTTAGCAATTATATAATATCCTTACTTTCATATTTCATCACTTTTTTAATTTTTCATAACACTAAACACATATATCTCCTGTTATATATAGAATAATTGTAGCAAGAGCAAAAAAAAAGCACCTTTAGAGGTACTTTTTTTTATAAGATATTATAAACATTTTACCAACCATATCCATAAAAGGAATTCTTTCCCTCGAGATCAACCCCTTCTATCAGAATTCCTCCACTTTTGCTTTGCATTACTTCTTCCAACTGACTGGCATTAAGAATTTTTTCATGATCTATTGAGGTAATAATAAAACCTTCTTTTAAACCTGCATCAGACCATTTACCTTCACCCAAAGATATAATCTGAGCTCCACCCTCAATCCCTAATTCTTCTAATGTTTCTGCTGACGGTGTTACAAATATAGACCCTTCCATTTGCACTTCTTCTTGTCTCCTTACAACCTCTGTATCTCCCATAGTATTCTTAAGGGTAGCATATACTTTAGTAAGTTCTCCATTTCTTGAGTAGGTTACCTTTACTTTATCGCCAGGACGATTTCGCGCTACCAATTCCTGTAGCTCAGCTACACTGCCCACTTTTTTTTCATTAATTTCAAGAATTACATCTCCAGGCTTCATTCCTGCTTCAGAAGCTGCACTTTCAGTAGCTACACCTTCTACATATACTCCTGCTACCATGTCCAAACCCTCATCTTTTGCAAGGCTAGCATCTACATTACGAATAGAGACTCCCAAGAGTGCCCTTTGTACGGCCCCAAACTCAATCAGGTCATTCATTACTTTGCGTACTAAAGAGACCGGAACCGCAAATGAATACCCTGCATAAGATCCCGTAGGGGTAGCAATGGCGGTATTGATGCCCACAAGCTCGCCTTTCAGATTTACCAAAGCCCCTCCGCTATTACCTTGATTTACTGCAGCATCTGTTTGTATAAAGGATTCTATTTGT harbors:
- a CDS encoding C40 family peptidase, whose product is MTVLNFKNAIATNKYFIYIFCIVLLSGCASNKHVADKRSRPHKRERSYENTKRYEGNRRYAHIENKSESQADKVISIARSYTGVPYRWGGTTRSGMDCSGLLMTCFNGANLDLPRTTAEQVKFGRGVRLYELQPGDLVFFAAKKGNPNKVTHVGMVTEVNDKHDVRFIHASTKLGVVENNIYTDYYRKIFIKARRPF
- a CDS encoding rhodanese-like domain-containing protein; amino-acid sequence: MKIALIVLFLITSFLIFKEAFYFLYLKTLIPHHIPHLDVREFREFKQDTILILDTRSLEEYQVSHIKGAQWVGYDEFTLDKIDTFARDTTVVLYCSVGYRSDIVGKKLQEAGFQRVYNLWGGIFAWVNEEMPVYQEDKITKKIHPYSSLWGFWLTKGEKVLP
- a CDS encoding response regulator, coding for MAEDKKHRAVMLIDDNEIDNLINQKMIEAANISNHIYTHSGAKSAIEFLKNIEKLGENGKTVLPDVIFLDIDMPLMDGFQFLDEFDKLSDDTKVHCSIVMLTSSINPQDVNKSHKYACVKQYINKPLTQKNLEKLAV
- a CDS encoding S1C family serine protease; protein product: MNKTQFFLGILLAALLGGVMAVGLMQYFDTGRPATTAFQNDRNVQLSKFLSDTSFIVPDGINFVYAAEKVKPGVVFIRSTYNGSGRGTGSSNPLEELYEDYFGDREGRERRGPSRSSGSGVIISADGYIVTNNHVIENADKVEITLDDNRMYTAEVIGIDPTTDLALIKVNENNLPYVDFGDSDDMNIGEWVLAIGNPFGTLTSTVTAGIVSAKARNINILQDRNGRQIESFIQTDAAVNQGNSGGALVNLKGELVGINTAIATPTGSYAGYSFAVPVSLVRKVMNDLIEFGAVQRALLGVSIRNVDASLAKDEGLDMVAGVYVEGVATESAASEAGMKPGDVILEINEKKVGSVAELQELVARNRPGDKVKVTYSRNGELTKVYATLKNTMGDTEVVRRQEEVQMEGSIFVTPSAETLEELGIEGGAQIISLGEGKWSDAGLKEGFIITSIDHEKILNASQLEEVMQSKSGGILIEGVDLEGKNSFYGYGW